From the Octadecabacter antarcticus 307 genome, one window contains:
- a CDS encoding flagellar motor protein MotB, protein MGDKANAPVIIIKRKKVIAGGGHHGGAWKVAYADFVTAMMAFFLMMWLLNATTEQQRKGLADYFAPTITVSRVSGGGEGMFGGTNMMSDDALVQDGTGQSGGVPIDGDLVGTQESAAEVAALQEVEALLLGIGGESLVQQEALRHVVTRVTDEGLIIEVFARDDAPLFISESTEPAPVLIELTTMFARTFDLVTNPVAIEGHTRTRPLVIAERPVWDISTGRAETVRRLLEAGGLDSLRIARITGNADRDLARVEALSVRNNRIEIILLRIEN, encoded by the coding sequence ATGGGTGACAAAGCAAATGCGCCAGTCATAATAATCAAAAGAAAGAAAGTGATCGCTGGTGGTGGACACCATGGCGGTGCTTGGAAAGTCGCATATGCGGACTTTGTGACCGCAATGATGGCCTTCTTTCTTATGATGTGGCTGCTGAACGCAACGACGGAACAACAACGCAAGGGGCTCGCGGACTACTTTGCGCCAACGATCACCGTGAGCAGGGTGTCAGGTGGCGGGGAGGGTATGTTTGGTGGAACCAACATGATGTCTGACGATGCTTTGGTTCAGGATGGCACTGGCCAATCCGGTGGCGTCCCGATTGATGGTGATTTGGTTGGAACGCAAGAAAGCGCGGCCGAAGTTGCCGCCTTGCAAGAGGTCGAAGCGCTGTTGCTTGGCATCGGTGGAGAGAGCCTGGTCCAGCAAGAAGCCCTGCGCCATGTAGTGACACGTGTCACCGATGAGGGCCTGATCATTGAGGTTTTTGCCCGGGATGATGCACCATTGTTCATCTCAGAAAGCACAGAGCCCGCACCAGTTCTGATTGAACTTACGACCATGTTCGCACGTACTTTTGACCTGGTGACAAATCCTGTCGCAATCGAAGGCCACACCCGAACACGTCCTTTGGTCATCGCAGAACGACCAGTTTGGGACATATCAACTGGTCGCGCAGAAACGGTGCGGCGATTGCTCGAAGCGGGTGGACTAGACTCTTTGCGAATTGCGCGAATCACTGGCAACGCAGATCGTGATCTTGCGCGCGTTGAGGCCCTTTCGGTGCGAAACAACAGGATCGAGATCATATTGCTCCGTATTGAGAACTGA
- a CDS encoding FlgK family flagellar hook-associated protein — MSISNSLSNALSGMNAASRMAEIVSSNVSNSLTDGYGRRSLNLSSAVVGGRGAGVEIGSVNRHVDRGILGDRRLAGASLGGFGSLVSTLNRIQDTVGQAGDSGSISARIVAVESALIDAASDPASTIRLSSLGGRLSDVAASLNASSGDIQTQRAQADTSIAGQVSQLNTALAQVEQFNVDISYSHHNGVDPSGLHDQRQRVIDVIAEIVPVRELDRDGGQVVNRRVKWDLCRGVRRGHFG, encoded by the coding sequence ATGAGTATTTCGAACTCTCTTTCAAACGCCCTATCGGGGATGAATGCCGCGTCGCGGATGGCCGAAATTGTGTCCTCAAACGTCTCGAACTCGCTGACGGATGGTTATGGTCGACGGTCGCTGAATCTATCTTCGGCAGTAGTTGGTGGGCGTGGCGCTGGTGTGGAGATTGGTTCAGTTAACCGCCATGTTGATCGTGGTATCCTTGGTGATCGCCGTTTGGCGGGTGCGAGTTTGGGTGGTTTTGGTTCGCTCGTTTCCACCCTGAACCGCATTCAAGACACGGTCGGTCAGGCAGGGGATAGTGGCTCAATTTCCGCCCGAATTGTCGCTGTTGAATCCGCTTTAATCGACGCCGCTTCTGATCCAGCCTCCACGATTCGGCTGTCGTCGCTTGGGGGTCGGTTGAGTGATGTTGCCGCCAGCCTCAATGCGTCCTCAGGCGACATTCAAACACAAAGGGCGCAGGCCGACACGTCCATTGCCGGACAGGTGAGTCAATTGAACACGGCCCTCGCGCAGGTGGAACAGTTTAACGTGGATATTTCGTATTCCCACCACAATGGCGTTGATCCCTCTGGCCTTCATGATCAGCGACAACGCGTCATTGACGTTATTGCTGAGATTGTCCCAGTACGTGAACTTGATCGTGATGGTGGGCAAGTTGTCAATCGCAGAGTAAAATGGGACCTCTGTCGCGGGGTAAGAAGGGGCCATTTCGGGTGA
- a CDS encoding tetratricopeptide repeat-containing glycosyltransferase family protein: protein MAVVERAALRVSAAKAHRAGRHSDALEGYKRYLQRYPTDAGVWTNLGSLYRAMGRHEMGRTAQMRAYALAPNDKGVINNYSNILSDLGDYTGSIKLRKKSLKIDPSHLMHHAMIGRCFRGMGDYGAAIKYLTPMAKKFPEEPEIRLQLAFAQLGAGHYGPAFRNYDTRWLTYESGAPKVPFTKWEDGMSVDSKTLLILPEQGFGDMIMLSRFIPLITALGAKIRLVAKKPLLRLLDGVDGIEWIGTGAAKEDPVDLWLSLMDLPKLVFGQTENGVVPEPTKLTIPDNSAARAKTMTAQHREMFKVGVVWAGSATYKGDPFRSFTHREFLPMANVPNVQLFSLYKGPLLDAFHKDGSAALIIDTASTDRDFADCAATMREMDLIITSDTATAHIAGSLGIPVWVMLHWDAFWVYQHTGDTTAWYPTMRLFRQDKPQDWASAFDAARVELIEKAAVHD from the coding sequence GTGGCTGTCGTTGAACGGGCGGCTCTGCGTGTTAGCGCGGCAAAAGCCCATAGAGCAGGGCGTCACTCGGACGCGCTTGAAGGCTATAAACGCTACTTGCAGCGTTATCCAACTGATGCTGGCGTGTGGACGAACCTCGGGTCGCTTTATCGCGCGATGGGTCGACACGAAATGGGCCGCACTGCCCAAATGCGCGCCTATGCCCTAGCACCGAATGATAAGGGTGTGATCAATAACTATTCCAACATCCTGTCGGATCTCGGCGACTACACAGGATCGATTAAACTGCGCAAAAAGTCTCTCAAGATTGATCCCAGTCACCTAATGCATCATGCGATGATCGGGCGATGTTTTCGTGGAATGGGCGACTACGGCGCGGCGATAAAATACTTGACGCCGATGGCCAAAAAATTCCCTGAAGAGCCGGAGATTCGACTGCAACTGGCGTTTGCGCAGCTGGGGGCTGGACACTATGGTCCGGCGTTTCGAAACTACGATACCCGTTGGTTGACCTATGAATCGGGTGCGCCGAAGGTTCCGTTCACGAAATGGGAAGACGGGATGTCGGTAGACAGCAAAACGTTGCTGATCCTGCCGGAACAGGGATTCGGCGACATGATCATGCTGTCGCGCTTTATCCCTTTGATCACGGCCTTAGGTGCGAAGATCAGGCTGGTCGCCAAAAAACCACTGCTGCGTCTTCTGGATGGTGTCGATGGGATCGAATGGATCGGAACCGGCGCGGCAAAAGAGGATCCTGTCGACCTTTGGTTAAGCCTGATGGACCTGCCAAAACTGGTATTTGGTCAGACTGAAAATGGCGTTGTGCCTGAGCCGACTAAACTGACGATTCCAGACAATTCTGCCGCCCGTGCAAAGACGATGACAGCCCAGCATCGCGAAATGTTTAAAGTCGGCGTCGTGTGGGCGGGTTCCGCAACCTATAAGGGCGACCCATTCCGCTCGTTCACGCATCGCGAATTTCTACCGATGGCGAACGTTCCTAACGTGCAACTGTTTTCCCTGTATAAGGGCCCACTCTTGGATGCCTTCCATAAGGACGGTAGTGCGGCGTTGATTATTGACACAGCCAGCACAGACCGTGATTTTGCCGATTGCGCGGCAACGATGCGTGAGATGGATTTGATAATCACATCCGACACTGCGACTGCACATATAGCCGGATCGCTTGGTATTCCCGTCTGGGTGATGCTGCATTGGGATGCGTTTTGGGTGTATCAGCATACAGGGGACACCACCGCGTGGTATCCGACGATGCGGCTGTTCCGGCAGGACAAACCGCAAGACTGGGCATCGGCATTTGATGCAGCACGCGTGGAACTAATTGAAAAGGCGGCGGTACATGACTGA
- a CDS encoding DUF6165 family protein: MTEHILVPTAPGELIDKLTILRLKEERMIDPAKVVNVQIEMAALTKTAASQIPTSVELTALWAELYAINGDLWVIEDDIRDCEKAKDFGENFIRLARAVYITNDSRADVKNKINLLLGSTLIEEKSYADHGVET, translated from the coding sequence ATGACTGAACATATTCTAGTGCCGACCGCACCGGGTGAGTTGATTGATAAACTCACGATTCTACGCCTGAAAGAGGAACGGATGATCGACCCTGCAAAGGTCGTGAATGTTCAGATCGAAATGGCGGCGTTGACGAAAACAGCCGCTTCACAAATCCCGACCAGCGTCGAATTGACCGCGCTGTGGGCGGAACTTTATGCGATCAACGGTGATCTTTGGGTGATCGAAGATGACATCCGCGACTGTGAAAAGGCCAAGGACTTCGGCGAAAACTTCATTCGCCTTGCACGCGCCGTGTATATCACCAACGACAGCCGTGCGGATGTGAAGAACAAAATTAACCTATTGTTGGGATCGACCCTCATTGAGGAAAAATCCTACGCCGACCATGGAGTCGAAACATGA
- a CDS encoding LacI family DNA-binding transcriptional regulator, with amino-acid sequence MNLKRPAPTLHDVSVAAGVSTATVSRCLNFPDQVAKLTRDKVLSAIQLLGYSPNFGAKAMAARRTNTIGAIIPTMENAIFARGLEAFQEELRLHGFTMLVASTSYRPEIEEEQIRSLVARGADALLLIGHERDPEIYRFLETQGVPVLITWVFDAESTRPSVGFDNRVAMMEMAIKVIEFGHTELAFISAATARNDRATARLNGIGDAMIAAGLNADDLHCIETTYGIEEGAAAFDKLMLKTPRPTAVFCGNDVLAVGALRRARELKIAVPQDVSIIGFDDIELAQVAYPPLTTVHVPHREMGRRAGHALADHLKNGTPLKSVQLGTRPVLRETLAPVKVGS; translated from the coding sequence ATGAACCTGAAACGACCGGCCCCAACACTTCATGACGTTTCAGTGGCCGCCGGCGTGTCGACGGCGACTGTATCACGTTGCCTGAACTTTCCAGACCAAGTCGCAAAGCTCACCCGTGATAAGGTTCTTTCGGCCATCCAACTGCTCGGTTATTCACCTAACTTCGGCGCAAAAGCGATGGCGGCGCGCCGGACAAACACAATCGGCGCGATCATCCCGACAATGGAAAATGCAATTTTCGCGCGTGGCCTTGAGGCCTTTCAGGAAGAACTGCGACTCCACGGGTTCACGATGCTCGTGGCCAGCACATCCTATCGCCCTGAAATTGAGGAAGAACAGATCAGATCACTGGTCGCACGCGGCGCCGATGCACTGCTTTTGATCGGCCATGAAAGAGACCCTGAAATCTACCGCTTCCTTGAAACCCAAGGTGTCCCAGTGTTGATCACTTGGGTGTTTGACGCCGAATCCACACGGCCATCTGTGGGTTTTGACAACAGGGTCGCGATGATGGAAATGGCGATAAAGGTCATTGAATTTGGTCATACCGAGCTTGCGTTTATCTCGGCAGCGACGGCCCGAAACGACCGCGCGACAGCGCGGCTAAACGGCATCGGGGACGCTATGATTGCGGCTGGGTTGAATGCCGACGATCTGCATTGCATTGAAACCACTTATGGCATCGAAGAGGGCGCGGCAGCCTTTGACAAACTGATGCTGAAAACCCCAAGACCAACGGCTGTTTTTTGCGGCAATGACGTCTTGGCCGTCGGCGCGCTTCGCCGTGCGAGAGAGTTAAAGATCGCAGTGCCACAGGATGTATCAATCATAGGTTTTGACGACATTGAACTGGCGCAAGTAGCTTATCCGCCCCTGACGACTGTCCACGTTCCACATCGCGAAATGGGTCGTCGCGCTGGCCATGCCCTTGCAGATCATTTGAAGAACGGCACGCCATTGAAGTCTGTGCAGCTTGGAACCCGGCCTGTTCTGCGCGAAACCTTGGCACCTGTCAAAGTGGGCTCTTGA
- a CDS encoding FkbM family methyltransferase, giving the protein MTENVAEALRLLRKEAGKLQKALETNRSRSRGLLVRQFHEVRQMLSPLYAYTSQAGQDYVIDQIMKHKREGTFLDVGGYDGVTGSNTFFLETNRGWTGALVEPVRAQLVKAAALRRCPCIGVAIAPTEGEADFIEISEGFTQMSGLAGTYDDKLLKRVRDDKRHRENIVKIQTKTLSSIIEYAKIPDPDFISLDIEGGEIACLKAFPFKDHDVKAWAIENNTGTSEIRDIMTKNGYDLIEFCGPDELYFKQPK; this is encoded by the coding sequence ATGACTGAAAACGTTGCCGAAGCCCTCCGCCTGCTGCGTAAAGAAGCGGGAAAGTTGCAAAAGGCGTTAGAAACCAATCGCTCTCGGTCGCGCGGCCTGCTTGTGCGACAGTTCCACGAAGTTCGCCAGATGCTGTCACCGCTTTATGCCTACACGTCACAGGCAGGTCAGGACTACGTTATTGACCAAATCATGAAGCATAAGCGGGAAGGCACATTTCTTGATGTGGGTGGATATGACGGTGTAACAGGGTCGAATACGTTCTTTCTGGAAACCAACCGCGGTTGGACCGGTGCCTTGGTAGAACCGGTTCGTGCCCAATTGGTAAAGGCCGCTGCTTTGCGAAGATGCCCTTGCATTGGCGTGGCGATCGCCCCGACTGAAGGTGAGGCGGATTTCATTGAAATCAGTGAAGGTTTCACCCAGATGAGTGGGCTTGCGGGCACCTATGACGACAAACTTCTAAAGCGGGTGCGAGACGACAAGCGGCACCGCGAGAATATCGTAAAAATACAGACAAAGACCTTGTCGAGCATCATAGAATACGCCAAAATTCCGGATCCAGACTTCATTTCCCTCGATATTGAAGGCGGTGAGATTGCCTGCCTCAAGGCGTTCCCGTTCAAGGACCACGACGTCAAAGCCTGGGCGATCGAAAATAATACTGGCACGTCCGAAATCAGGGACATCATGACTAAAAATGGGTACGATTTAATTGAATTTTGCGGCCCAGATGAGTTGTATTTTAAGCAACCAAAGTAG
- the araD gene encoding L-arabinonate dehydratase — protein sequence MTFKPAKWPRKLRSQEWFGGTSKDAIYHRGWMKNQGYPDDLFDGRPVIGICNTWSDLTPCNGHLRELADKVKNGVWEAGGFPVEFPVFSPSESALRPTAMMFRNLCAMDVEEALRGKPIDGVVLMAGCDKTTPALLMGAASVDLPAIVVSGGPMLNGYFRGERVGSGTHIRKFNEAVKAGEMTQDEFVEAEASMSRSAGGCNTMGTASTMASIAEALGMALSGNAAIPAVDSRRRMMSQLTGRRIVQMVKDDLKPSDIMTQDAFENAIRTNGAIGGSTNAVVHLQALAGRCEVPLSLEDWDRCGKDVPTIVNLLPSGKWLMEEFFYAGGLPVVIKRLGEMGMLHKDALTVSGGSIWDEVKDVQNWNEDVIVPTEKALCKSGGIAVLRGNLAPNGAILKPSAASPDLMVHRGRAVVFENIDDYKARVDLDDLDIDETCVMVLKNCGPKGYPGMAEVGDMALPAKLLKAGVRDMVRISDARMSGTAYGTVVLHAAPEAAAGGPLAVVQNGDMIELDVPSRRLHLDISDDELASRLAQWTPPVARPASGYAQLYHDKVNRADQGADFDFLVGRRGNYVPRESH from the coding sequence ATGACTTTCAAACCGGCCAAATGGCCACGCAAGCTTCGGTCGCAAGAGTGGTTCGGCGGGACTAGCAAGGACGCGATCTATCACCGTGGCTGGATGAAGAATCAGGGCTACCCCGACGATTTGTTCGACGGGCGCCCCGTTATCGGCATCTGCAACACATGGTCCGATCTGACACCATGTAACGGGCATTTGCGAGAATTGGCCGACAAGGTAAAGAACGGCGTGTGGGAAGCGGGCGGATTCCCGGTTGAGTTCCCTGTTTTCAGCCCGTCTGAATCGGCGCTGCGCCCAACTGCGATGATGTTTCGTAACCTATGCGCGATGGACGTCGAAGAAGCCCTGCGTGGTAAGCCAATAGACGGCGTCGTGCTGATGGCGGGCTGCGATAAGACAACGCCCGCGCTGCTGATGGGCGCGGCGTCTGTCGATTTGCCAGCAATCGTTGTGTCTGGCGGGCCGATGTTGAATGGCTATTTCCGCGGCGAACGCGTCGGATCCGGTACACATATTCGTAAATTCAATGAGGCCGTCAAAGCTGGCGAAATGACGCAAGACGAGTTCGTCGAGGCAGAAGCGTCAATGTCGCGTAGCGCAGGGGGGTGCAACACGATGGGCACGGCCAGCACGATGGCGAGCATTGCCGAGGCGCTTGGCATGGCGCTATCAGGCAACGCTGCCATCCCTGCAGTAGACAGCCGTCGCCGCATGATGAGCCAGCTTACCGGACGGCGGATTGTTCAGATGGTCAAAGACGATTTGAAGCCATCCGATATCATGACGCAAGATGCGTTTGAGAATGCGATCCGGACCAATGGCGCAATTGGTGGTTCGACCAATGCGGTGGTCCATCTACAGGCGCTGGCGGGTCGATGCGAGGTGCCGCTGTCCTTGGAGGATTGGGATCGTTGCGGCAAGGATGTGCCAACAATCGTGAACTTGCTGCCATCAGGCAAATGGCTGATGGAGGAGTTCTTTTATGCGGGTGGCCTACCTGTCGTGATTAAGCGATTGGGTGAGATGGGGATGCTGCATAAGGATGCGCTGACAGTAAGTGGCGGATCTATTTGGGACGAAGTAAAAGACGTTCAGAACTGGAACGAAGATGTGATTGTTCCTACTGAAAAGGCACTTTGTAAATCTGGTGGCATAGCTGTGCTGCGCGGCAACTTGGCCCCGAACGGTGCTATCCTCAAACCGTCTGCTGCATCGCCTGATTTGATGGTGCATCGCGGTCGCGCGGTCGTGTTTGAAAATATTGATGACTACAAGGCGCGCGTCGATCTTGATGATCTGGATATCGATGAAACCTGCGTGATGGTGCTTAAGAATTGCGGACCAAAAGGGTATCCTGGAATGGCAGAGGTTGGGGACATGGCATTGCCTGCCAAACTTTTGAAGGCTGGCGTGCGCGATATGGTGCGCATTTCTGACGCACGGATGTCCGGCACAGCCTATGGCACGGTTGTGTTGCATGCAGCACCTGAGGCTGCTGCGGGTGGTCCTTTGGCGGTCGTTCAAAATGGCGATATGATCGAACTCGATGTCCCGTCACGTCGCTTGCATCTTGATATTTCTGACGATGAGTTGGCGTCACGTTTGGCGCAATGGACCCCGCCGGTTGCACGTCCTGCAAGCGGGTATGCACAGCTTTATCATGACAAAGTTAACCGCGCAGATCAGGGGGCGGATTTCGATTTCCTCGTCGGTCGTCGCGGCAATTACGTGCCACGAGAGTCCCATTGA
- a CDS encoding Gfo/Idh/MocA family protein produces MKVALVGIGKIAVDQHVPSIATSGDWELAATVSRSGTVNGVPAFTDIETMLIDRPEIGVVSLCLPPVPRFEYAAACLRAGRHVMLEKPPGATLAEVYALDALARDAGKTLFATWHSRMAKGVQVAKSALAGKKVERGHIDWKENVRQWHPDQDWVFDPGGMGVLDPGINALSILTEVLPAPVHLRSAVLRTPANRQTPICAEMMFSGGITASFDWLKKGTQTWEQRFTTTDGTSVHLLDGGNRCIVDGTEQPVTELGEYPALYAQMSHLIRTGKSDVDLSPMVHVSDIMTLARRKEAPAFEW; encoded by the coding sequence ATGAAAGTTGCACTGGTCGGAATTGGCAAGATTGCGGTCGACCAGCATGTCCCGTCCATCGCGACGTCCGGTGATTGGGAATTGGCCGCCACAGTGAGCCGATCTGGAACTGTGAACGGTGTGCCTGCGTTCACTGATATAGAGACTATGCTTATAGATAGACCCGAAATAGGGGTCGTAAGCCTGTGCCTGCCGCCTGTGCCACGGTTCGAGTATGCGGCGGCGTGTTTACGGGCTGGTCGGCATGTGATGCTCGAAAAACCCCCCGGAGCAACACTGGCAGAGGTTTATGCACTGGATGCATTGGCGCGAGACGCGGGCAAGACGTTGTTCGCCACGTGGCACAGCCGCATGGCTAAAGGTGTGCAAGTGGCCAAATCGGCTCTTGCAGGTAAGAAAGTCGAACGTGGCCACATTGATTGGAAAGAGAACGTCCGCCAATGGCACCCCGATCAGGACTGGGTGTTCGATCCGGGCGGCATGGGCGTGCTGGATCCAGGAATTAATGCGCTATCGATCCTTACAGAAGTTCTGCCCGCTCCGGTTCACCTAAGAAGCGCAGTGCTGCGGACACCCGCCAATCGTCAGACACCAATTTGCGCTGAAATGATGTTTTCGGGTGGGATCACCGCATCCTTTGATTGGCTTAAAAAGGGTACCCAAACTTGGGAACAGCGTTTTACTACGACGGATGGCACAAGTGTTCATCTTCTTGACGGCGGCAATCGTTGCATTGTGGATGGAACAGAACAGCCAGTGACGGAACTGGGGGAATACCCCGCACTTTATGCTCAAATGTCGCATTTGATAAGGACTGGAAAATCCGACGTGGACCTTTCACCGATGGTGCACGTGTCTGACATCATGACGCTTGCACGCCGCAAAGAAGCGCCAGCGTTTGAGTGGTAG
- the tnpA gene encoding IS200/IS605 family transposase gives MWVTKYRYKVLQGEMRERIREIIMQTWAEMGVHIAKGVLGRDHVHMFLSIPPKLSLSNVMQRIKGRSSRRIQMEFPELRKRYWGRRFWARGYFSTTSGNVTDDVITQYLELHSSK, from the coding sequence GTGTGGGTCACAAAATATAGATACAAGGTTTTGCAGGGTGAGATGCGAGAGCGGATACGCGAGATTATCATGCAAACATGGGCCGAAATGGGCGTCCATATCGCAAAAGGTGTGCTGGGACGCGATCATGTGCACATGTTCCTGTCGATCCCACCAAAACTGTCCCTGTCCAACGTTATGCAACGCATAAAGGGCCGCTCGTCGCGCCGCATCCAGATGGAATTCCCTGAGTTGCGTAAGCGCTACTGGGGCAGGCGGTTTTGGGCACGCGGATATTTCTCAACCACCTCTGGAAATGTGACTGACGACGTCATCACACAGTATCTGGAATTGCATTCCTCTAAATGA
- a CDS encoding tyrosine-type recombinase/integrase — translation MGLGGYPALGLANARKLSERWRNVASAGRDPVKEREAEERAVRREDITLAILTADAFESRNAELKGDGTAGRWLSPLTIHVLPKLGRVPVTDLDQRDIRDTLAPIWHTKADTARKAMNRLSIVMKHAAALGLDVDLQATDKAKALLGKTRHIPKKIPAMAWADVQDFYASLEKPTLTHLALRLLILTGLRFAPLRNLRLDDIEGDVWTVPAEAMKGRKGATEDFRAPLSSEAQRIIDLARPHARKGFLFPNTKGGVISDMTLSRMMERRGLEARPHGFRTSLRTWLAEATDAPHEVAEAMLAHVTVGGVVRAYRRTDYLEQRRALSKRWADHVTGGAGQVVQLVGAS, via the coding sequence ATGGGTTTAGGTGGCTATCCTGCGCTCGGGCTGGCGAACGCCCGCAAACTGTCCGAACGCTGGCGCAATGTGGCATCGGCTGGCCGTGATCCAGTGAAGGAACGCGAAGCCGAGGAACGGGCGGTACGTCGCGAAGACATAACACTGGCAATATTGACCGCCGATGCTTTTGAATCTCGTAACGCGGAATTGAAAGGGGATGGAACAGCGGGCCGGTGGCTTTCCCCCCTGACCATTCACGTTCTACCCAAACTGGGCCGAGTGCCGGTGACTGACCTCGACCAGCGCGATATTCGCGACACCCTTGCGCCTATCTGGCACACGAAGGCAGATACTGCGCGCAAGGCGATGAACCGGCTTTCAATCGTAATGAAGCACGCGGCGGCGCTGGGCTTAGATGTGGACCTGCAAGCGACCGACAAAGCAAAGGCGCTTCTGGGGAAAACGCGGCACATCCCTAAGAAAATTCCGGCTATGGCGTGGGCTGATGTGCAGGACTTCTATGCCAGCCTCGAAAAGCCAACGCTGACCCATCTTGCTTTGCGGCTTCTGATACTGACCGGGCTGCGCTTTGCTCCCCTGCGCAATTTACGACTGGACGATATCGAAGGTGACGTGTGGACCGTGCCAGCCGAAGCCATGAAGGGCCGCAAAGGTGCAACAGAAGATTTCCGCGCGCCGCTTTCGAGCGAAGCCCAGCGCATCATTGATCTGGCACGCCCGCACGCTCGCAAAGGCTTCCTTTTTCCGAATACGAAGGGCGGTGTGATTAGTGATATGACCCTTTCGCGGATGATGGAACGTCGCGGACTAGAAGCGCGCCCACATGGCTTCCGCACAAGCCTGCGCACATGGCTGGCCGAAGCGACCGACGCCCCGCATGAAGTGGCCGAAGCGATGCTGGCGCACGTCACGGTTGGTGGCGTGGTGCGCGCCTATCGCAGAACTGACTATCTTGAGCAGCGTCGGGCACTTTCCAAACGCTGGGCCGACCATGTGACCGGCGGCGCTGGGCAGGTGGTGCAGTTGGTGGGGGCAAGCTGA
- a CDS encoding flagellar hook protein FlgE, producing the protein MTISSSFNASVAGLASNASRLATISDNIANSSTYGYKRVVADFHSMVVDGGKGKYTAGGVGVTTQRLIDERGPLVATSNATDLAVRGRGMLPVTERSSVSVGSESDFSLRLATTGSFRTDAEGYLTTTNGLLLLGWPSNADGSLPNLPRDTIGGLEPIRIDTNQFISDPTTNVELAVNLPATATEAGASGDTEELLVEYIDNLGIAETLTVSFAPNVPATGATNEWTMFVEDSASGTIIGEYTIEFDDLAGLGGRLLSVNNTTGGAYTADGTVSVTTDSGTIEIDIGNIGEPGGLTQLSDNFAPVSIIKNGSPVGTMTSVEVDANGFVRALFDNGVSRIMYQVPLVDVSNPNGLISEDNQSYSVTPESGQFFLWDAGDGPTGDIVSFAREESATDVAAELTNLIKTQRAYSSNAKVIQTVDEMLQETTNIKR; encoded by the coding sequence ATGACAATATCATCTTCTTTTAATGCCAGCGTGGCGGGACTTGCATCCAATGCCAGTCGCCTCGCGACGATCTCTGACAATATCGCAAACTCGTCTACCTACGGGTACAAACGTGTGGTTGCTGACTTTCATTCGATGGTCGTTGATGGCGGCAAAGGCAAATATACAGCTGGCGGCGTCGGCGTAACCACCCAACGCCTGATCGATGAAAGGGGTCCGTTGGTCGCCACTAGCAACGCGACGGACCTTGCGGTGCGCGGGCGGGGAATGTTGCCAGTGACGGAACGATCTTCTGTCTCTGTTGGATCAGAAAGTGATTTCTCACTACGGTTGGCCACAACAGGATCCTTCAGAACGGACGCAGAAGGATATTTAACGACAACCAATGGCCTGTTACTGTTGGGCTGGCCGTCAAACGCTGATGGCAGTCTGCCAAACCTGCCGCGCGACACGATTGGCGGCCTTGAACCGATCCGCATCGATACAAACCAGTTCATCAGCGATCCGACAACCAATGTTGAGCTGGCGGTAAACCTTCCCGCCACAGCGACTGAGGCAGGCGCCTCTGGTGATACCGAAGAGTTGCTAGTCGAATACATTGATAACCTCGGTATCGCTGAGACTCTGACCGTCAGCTTTGCACCGAATGTTCCGGCCACTGGCGCGACAAATGAGTGGACTATGTTCGTTGAAGATAGTGCAAGTGGAACGATTATTGGTGAATATACCATTGAATTTGACGATTTGGCAGGGCTTGGGGGCCGTTTGCTTAGCGTCAACAACACGACCGGTGGCGCGTATACCGCTGATGGCACAGTGTCAGTGACGACGGACAGCGGAACAATCGAAATTGATATTGGCAATATCGGTGAGCCGGGTGGTCTAACCCAACTCAGCGATAACTTCGCGCCAGTCTCTATCATCAAGAATGGCTCGCCCGTTGGCACTATGACTTCCGTTGAAGTTGATGCAAATGGCTTTGTCCGCGCCCTCTTTGATAATGGCGTGTCGCGCATAATGTATCAGGTTCCTTTGGTTGATGTTTCGAATCCGAATGGCCTGATCTCCGAAGATAATCAAAGTTACTCGGTGACACCTGAAAGCGGTCAATTCTTCTTGTGGGACGCAGGCGATGGTCCAACGGGGGACATCGTCAGTTTCGCACGCGAAGAATCGGCAACTGATGTGGCCGCTGAACTGACAAACCTAATCAAGACGCAGCGCGCCTATTCATCCAACGCCAAAGTCATTCAGACTGTTGATGAAATGTTGCAGGAAACCACAAACATCAAACGTTGA